One genomic window of Grus americana isolate bGruAme1 chromosome 29, bGruAme1.mat, whole genome shotgun sequence includes the following:
- the RHBG gene encoding ammonium transporter Rh type B isoform X1, translating into MPEHTTASRLRLSGLCFLLQILTIILFAVFVRYSPEGSPSLCSQQLNCSWKNQDSGFQHPRFRDVHLQALLGFGLLVAFLSRYGLGSTAISILIVAFAIQWAVLIQGFLYFFLNGKIYVGAQSMVSADFCTAAILISTGAVLGRGNPVQMLLLTLLGVTLFTLNEYILLSLMGVSDSGGSLTVHTFGAYFGLMVSRILHQPHTDKRKEQQDTGHQPDVFAVVGTIYLWIFWPSFTSATTVRHNTEPWAVLNTYFSLAASTLATFVLLPVLYEESTLQMVQIQDATLASVAMMGMAGEMLVTPFGALIAGFLAGLIPPLGFRFLTPVLRSRLKTQDTCGVHNVHGLPGILGALLGTLLTALATADAYGGRLELVFPLVAQGSRTATDQALCQLCALPITLLLATLGGFLTGGRGRMRPRGEQKGAGYQHLGLTTPTPPVRSCTTRLDLLPASPVPGSCWQPDLPSSQACPRVEPGPGPKGFGSSRVPTGLRRVKRCCSDTGACCWSEPTCSRDTSACPDLARPLSLSALCLSFPIYCSRKTGRRWGEAVSGTGHTRLHRKQQRLSTDTFAHNY; encoded by the exons ATGCCTGAGCACACCACCGCCTCAAGGCTCCGGCTCTCCGGGCTGTGCTTCCTCCTCCAAATCCTCACCATCATCCTCTTCGCCGTCTTTGTCCGGTACAGCCCCgaaggcagccccagcctctgctcccagcagctgaactgcagctggaaaaaccAGGACTCGGGTTTTCAGCACCCCC gTTTCCGGGATGTCCACCTCCAAGCTCTCCTTGGCTTCGGGCTCCTGGTGGCCTTCCTCAGCCGTTACGGGCTGGGCAGCACGGCCATCAGCATCCTCATCGTGGCCTTCGCCATCCAGTGGGCTGTACTCATCCAGGGATTTTTATACTTCTTCCTGAACGGCAAAATTTACGTGGGAGCTCAGAG catGGTCAGTGCCGACTTCTGCACCGCAGCCATTCTCATCTCCACCGGAGCTGTTCTGGGCAGGGGAAACCCCgtccagatgctgctgctgaccCTGCTGGGAGTCACCCTCTTCACTCTCAATGAATACATCCTGCTCAGTCTCATGGGG GTAAGCGACAGCGGGGGCTCCTTGACCGTCCACACCTTCGGTGCTTATTTCGGCTTGATGGTTTCACGGATTTTGCACCAGCCCCATACGGACaagaggaaagagcagcaggaCACGGGGCACCAGCCAGATGTCTTTGCTGTGGTTG GAACCATCTACCTGTGGATCTTCTGGCCCAGCTTCACCTCAGCCACCACGGTCCGTCACAACACCGAGCCCTGGGCAGTGCTCAACACCTACTTCTCACTGGCGGCGAGCACCCTGGCCACCTTTGTCCTCTTGCCTGTCCTCTACGAGGAGAGCACCCTGCAGATG GTTCAGATCCAGGATGCCACCTTGGCTAGCGTGGCCATGATGGGCATGGCTGGGGAGATGCTGGTCACCCCCTTCGGGGCCCTCATTGCGGGGTTTCTGGCTGGCCTGATCCCCCCGCTTGGCTTCAGATTCCTCACG CCCGTCCTGCGCTCCAGGCTGAAAACCCAGGACACGTGTGGGGTTCACAACGTCCACGGGCTGCCGGGGATCCTGGGCGCCTTGCTGGGGACACTGCTGACGGCGCTGGCCACTGCAGATGCTTATGGTGGCAG GCTGGAGCTTGTGTTCCCACTGGTGGCCCAGGGCAGCCGGACGGCCACCGACCAGGCCCTCTGCCAGCTCTGCGCCCTGCCCAtcaccctgctgctggccacgctcGGTGGCTTCCTCACCG GTGGCCGAGGAAGGATGCGACCGCGGGGCGAGCAGAAAGGAGCCGGGTACCAGCACCTTGGTCTAACGACCCCGACCCCCCCGGTGAGGTCCTGCACCACCAGGCTCGACCTTCTGCCAGCATCGCCGGTGCcgggcagctgctggcagcctgaccttcccagcagccaggctTGTCCCCGTGTGGAGCCAGGTCCTGGTCCCAAAGGTTTTGGGAGTAGTCGGGTGCCCACGGGCCTTCGCAGGGTGAAGAGATGCTGCAGTGATACGGGCGCTTGCTGTTGGAGCGAGCCCACTTGCTCCAGGGACACCTCAGCGTGTCCAGACTTGGCTCGGCcactttccctctctgctctgtgcctcagtttccccatctacTGCTCTCGGAAGACAGGAAGGCGATGGGGGGAGGCTGTGTCGGGGACGGGGCATACCAGGctccacagaaagcagcagagactTTCTACAGACACTTTTGCACACAACTATTAA
- the RHBG gene encoding ammonium transporter Rh type B isoform X2 produces the protein MPEHTTASRLRLSGLCFLLQILTIILFAVFVRYSPEGSPSLCSQQLNCSWKNQDSGFQHPRFRDVHLQALLGFGLLVAFLSRYGLGSTAISILIVAFAIQWAVLIQGFLYFFLNGKIYVGAQSMVSADFCTAAILISTGAVLGRGNPVQMLLLTLLGVTLFTLNEYILLSLMGVSDSGGSLTVHTFGAYFGLMVSRILHQPHTDKRKEQQDTGHQPDVFAVVGTIYLWIFWPSFTSATTVRHNTEPWAVLNTYFSLAASTLATFVLLPVLYEESTLQMVQIQDATLASVAMMGMAGEMLVTPFGALIAGFLAGLIPPLGFRFLTPVLRSRLKTQDTCGVHNVHGLPGILGALLGTLLTALATADAYGGRATSGAPRFPAWENKLPKNLFALRLAGWSLCSHWWPRAAGRPPTRPSASSAPCPSPCCWPRSVASSPVAEEGCDRGASRKEPGTSTLV, from the exons ATGCCTGAGCACACCACCGCCTCAAGGCTCCGGCTCTCCGGGCTGTGCTTCCTCCTCCAAATCCTCACCATCATCCTCTTCGCCGTCTTTGTCCGGTACAGCCCCgaaggcagccccagcctctgctcccagcagctgaactgcagctggaaaaaccAGGACTCGGGTTTTCAGCACCCCC gTTTCCGGGATGTCCACCTCCAAGCTCTCCTTGGCTTCGGGCTCCTGGTGGCCTTCCTCAGCCGTTACGGGCTGGGCAGCACGGCCATCAGCATCCTCATCGTGGCCTTCGCCATCCAGTGGGCTGTACTCATCCAGGGATTTTTATACTTCTTCCTGAACGGCAAAATTTACGTGGGAGCTCAGAG catGGTCAGTGCCGACTTCTGCACCGCAGCCATTCTCATCTCCACCGGAGCTGTTCTGGGCAGGGGAAACCCCgtccagatgctgctgctgaccCTGCTGGGAGTCACCCTCTTCACTCTCAATGAATACATCCTGCTCAGTCTCATGGGG GTAAGCGACAGCGGGGGCTCCTTGACCGTCCACACCTTCGGTGCTTATTTCGGCTTGATGGTTTCACGGATTTTGCACCAGCCCCATACGGACaagaggaaagagcagcaggaCACGGGGCACCAGCCAGATGTCTTTGCTGTGGTTG GAACCATCTACCTGTGGATCTTCTGGCCCAGCTTCACCTCAGCCACCACGGTCCGTCACAACACCGAGCCCTGGGCAGTGCTCAACACCTACTTCTCACTGGCGGCGAGCACCCTGGCCACCTTTGTCCTCTTGCCTGTCCTCTACGAGGAGAGCACCCTGCAGATG GTTCAGATCCAGGATGCCACCTTGGCTAGCGTGGCCATGATGGGCATGGCTGGGGAGATGCTGGTCACCCCCTTCGGGGCCCTCATTGCGGGGTTTCTGGCTGGCCTGATCCCCCCGCTTGGCTTCAGATTCCTCACG CCCGTCCTGCGCTCCAGGCTGAAAACCCAGGACACGTGTGGGGTTCACAACGTCCACGGGCTGCCGGGGATCCTGGGCGCCTTGCTGGGGACACTGCTGACGGCGCTGGCCACTGCAGATGCTTATGGTGGCAG AGCCACGAGCGGAGCCCCCCGTTTCCCTGCCTGGGAGAACAAGCTCCCCAAAAACCTGTTCGCGCTCCGGCTTGCAGGCTGGAGCTTGTGTTCCCACTGGTGGCCCAGGGCAGCCGGACGGCCACCGACCAGGCCCTCTGCCAGCTCTGCGCCCTGCCCAtcaccctgctgctggccacgctcGGTGGCTTCCTCACCG GTGGCCGAGGAAGGATGCGACCGCGGGGCGAGCAGAAAGGAGCCGGGTACCAGCACCTTGGTCTAA
- the HAPLN2 gene encoding hyaluronan and proteoglycan link protein 2 isoform X2, protein MGTVAPQRTRLGTVRGAVLPPALRMHRLLLLGSLWLLAAPPASSIFQRPTGSPAPPRLQYLLEPLHAVVHTQRGATATLPCVLRALPRNYRVKWSKVEPANYRESIIIITNGLYHKNYGPLSPRVRLRHSHRYDASLTITDVALEDEGRYRCQLVNGLEDESVSLTLHLEGIVFPYQPSNGRYKFNYHEAKRACEQQDSRLATYQQLYKAWTEGLDWCNAGWILDGTVHYPIINSREPCGGRLLLPGVRTYGARDKQKDRFDAFCFTSALQGQVYFIRGHLNFKEAGQACHNHGATIAKVGQLYSAWKFSQLDRCDGGWLADGSVRYPITTPRERCGGLPDPGVRSFGFPSKELRTYGTYCYVGK, encoded by the exons ATGGGAACGGTGGCTCCCCAGAGGACGCGGCTGGGGACGGTAAGAG GCGCCGTCCTGCCCCCAGCTCTAAGGATGCACCGGCTTCTCCTGCTCGGCTCCCTCTGGCTCTTGGCGGCACCCCCAGCATCGAGCATCTTCCAGCGGCCGACGGGGAGCCCGG cccccccacgCCTGCAGTACCTGCTGGAGCCCCTCCACGCCGTGGTGCACACGCAGCGGGGTGCCACGGCCACCCTGCCCTGCGTCCTGCGCGCCCTGCCCCGCAACTACCGGGTGAAGTGGAGCAAAGTGGAGCCGGCCAACTACCGGGAgagcatcatcatcatcaccaacGGGCTGTACCACAAGAACTACGGGCCGCTGAGCCCCCGGGTGCGCCTGCGGCACAGTCACCGCTACGACGCCTCGCTCACCATCACCGACGTGGCTCTGGAGGACGAGGGACGCTACCGCTGCCAGCTCGTCAACGGGCTGGAGGATGAGAGCGTCTCGCTGACGCTGCACCTCGAAG gcATCGTCTTCCCCTACCAGCCCAGCAACGGCCGCTACAAGTTCAACTACCACGAAGCCAAGCGAGCCTGCGAGCAGCAGGACTCCCGCCTCGCCACCTACCAGCAGCTCTACAAAG CCTGGACGGAGGGTCTGGACTGGTGCAACGCCGGCTGGATCCTCGACGGGACCGTCCACTACCCCATCATCAATTCACGGGAGCCGTGCGGTGGCCGCCTCCTCCTGCCAGGCGTTCGGACCTATGGGGCCAGGGACAAGCAGAAGGACCGATTCGATGCTTTCTGCTTCACCTCCGCTCTTCAAG GCCAGGTCTACTTCATCCGGGGCCACCTGAATTTCAAGGAAGCCGGGCAAGCGTGCCACAACCACGGGGCTACCATCGCCAAAGTGGGGCAGCTCTATTCCGCCTGGAAGTTTTCCCAGCTGGATCGCTGCGACGGGGGGTGGCTGGCGGACGGCAGTGTGCGGTACCCCATCACCACCCCCCGCGAACGCTGCGGGGGGCTGCCGGACCCCGGCGTCCGCAGCTTCGGCTTTCCCAGCAAAGAACTGCGGACCTACGGCACCTACTGCTACGTGGGGAAGTAG
- the RHBG gene encoding ammonium transporter Rh type B isoform X3 has protein sequence MPEHTTASRLRLSGLCFLLQILTIILFAVFVRYSPEGSPSLCSQQLNCSWKNQDSGFQHPRFRDVHLQALLGFGLLVAFLSRYGLGSTAISILIVAFAIQWAVLIQGFLYFFLNGKIYVGAQSMVSADFCTAAILISTGAVLGRGNPVQMLLLTLLGVTLFTLNEYILLSLMGVSDSGGSLTVHTFGAYFGLMVSRILHQPHTDKRKEQQDTGHQPDVFAVVGTIYLWIFWPSFTSATTVRHNTEPWAVLNTYFSLAASTLATFVLLPVLYEESTLQMVQIQDATLASVAMMGMAGEMLVTPFGALIAGFLAGLIPPLGFRFLTPVLRSRLKTQDTCGVHNVHGLPGILGALLGTLLTALATADAYGGRLELVFPLVAQGSRTATDQALCQLCALPITLLLATLGGFLTGAVLKTKGLRSAPDPRYLENTVLWEVAEEGCDRGASRKEPGTSTLV, from the exons ATGCCTGAGCACACCACCGCCTCAAGGCTCCGGCTCTCCGGGCTGTGCTTCCTCCTCCAAATCCTCACCATCATCCTCTTCGCCGTCTTTGTCCGGTACAGCCCCgaaggcagccccagcctctgctcccagcagctgaactgcagctggaaaaaccAGGACTCGGGTTTTCAGCACCCCC gTTTCCGGGATGTCCACCTCCAAGCTCTCCTTGGCTTCGGGCTCCTGGTGGCCTTCCTCAGCCGTTACGGGCTGGGCAGCACGGCCATCAGCATCCTCATCGTGGCCTTCGCCATCCAGTGGGCTGTACTCATCCAGGGATTTTTATACTTCTTCCTGAACGGCAAAATTTACGTGGGAGCTCAGAG catGGTCAGTGCCGACTTCTGCACCGCAGCCATTCTCATCTCCACCGGAGCTGTTCTGGGCAGGGGAAACCCCgtccagatgctgctgctgaccCTGCTGGGAGTCACCCTCTTCACTCTCAATGAATACATCCTGCTCAGTCTCATGGGG GTAAGCGACAGCGGGGGCTCCTTGACCGTCCACACCTTCGGTGCTTATTTCGGCTTGATGGTTTCACGGATTTTGCACCAGCCCCATACGGACaagaggaaagagcagcaggaCACGGGGCACCAGCCAGATGTCTTTGCTGTGGTTG GAACCATCTACCTGTGGATCTTCTGGCCCAGCTTCACCTCAGCCACCACGGTCCGTCACAACACCGAGCCCTGGGCAGTGCTCAACACCTACTTCTCACTGGCGGCGAGCACCCTGGCCACCTTTGTCCTCTTGCCTGTCCTCTACGAGGAGAGCACCCTGCAGATG GTTCAGATCCAGGATGCCACCTTGGCTAGCGTGGCCATGATGGGCATGGCTGGGGAGATGCTGGTCACCCCCTTCGGGGCCCTCATTGCGGGGTTTCTGGCTGGCCTGATCCCCCCGCTTGGCTTCAGATTCCTCACG CCCGTCCTGCGCTCCAGGCTGAAAACCCAGGACACGTGTGGGGTTCACAACGTCCACGGGCTGCCGGGGATCCTGGGCGCCTTGCTGGGGACACTGCTGACGGCGCTGGCCACTGCAGATGCTTATGGTGGCAG GCTGGAGCTTGTGTTCCCACTGGTGGCCCAGGGCAGCCGGACGGCCACCGACCAGGCCCTCTGCCAGCTCTGCGCCCTGCCCAtcaccctgctgctggccacgctcGGTGGCTTCCTCACCG GAGCCGTCCTGAAAACGAAGGGGCTGAGGTCTGCCCCGGACCCGCGGTACCTGGAAAACACGGTCCTCTGGGAG GTGGCCGAGGAAGGATGCGACCGCGGGGCGAGCAGAAAGGAGCCGGGTACCAGCACCTTGGTCTAA
- the HAPLN2 gene encoding hyaluronan and proteoglycan link protein 2 isoform X1, which translates to MHRLLLLGSLWLLAAPPASSIFQRPTGSPAPPRLQYLLEPLHAVVHTQRGATATLPCVLRALPRNYRVKWSKVEPANYRESIIIITNGLYHKNYGPLSPRVRLRHSHRYDASLTITDVALEDEGRYRCQLVNGLEDESVSLTLHLEGIVFPYQPSNGRYKFNYHEAKRACEQQDSRLATYQQLYKAWTEGLDWCNAGWILDGTVHYPIINSREPCGGRLLLPGVRTYGARDKQKDRFDAFCFTSALQGQVYFIRGHLNFKEAGQACHNHGATIAKVGQLYSAWKFSQLDRCDGGWLADGSVRYPITTPRERCGGLPDPGVRSFGFPSKELRTYGTYCYVGK; encoded by the exons ATGCACCGGCTTCTCCTGCTCGGCTCCCTCTGGCTCTTGGCGGCACCCCCAGCATCGAGCATCTTCCAGCGGCCGACGGGGAGCCCGG cccccccacgCCTGCAGTACCTGCTGGAGCCCCTCCACGCCGTGGTGCACACGCAGCGGGGTGCCACGGCCACCCTGCCCTGCGTCCTGCGCGCCCTGCCCCGCAACTACCGGGTGAAGTGGAGCAAAGTGGAGCCGGCCAACTACCGGGAgagcatcatcatcatcaccaacGGGCTGTACCACAAGAACTACGGGCCGCTGAGCCCCCGGGTGCGCCTGCGGCACAGTCACCGCTACGACGCCTCGCTCACCATCACCGACGTGGCTCTGGAGGACGAGGGACGCTACCGCTGCCAGCTCGTCAACGGGCTGGAGGATGAGAGCGTCTCGCTGACGCTGCACCTCGAAG gcATCGTCTTCCCCTACCAGCCCAGCAACGGCCGCTACAAGTTCAACTACCACGAAGCCAAGCGAGCCTGCGAGCAGCAGGACTCCCGCCTCGCCACCTACCAGCAGCTCTACAAAG CCTGGACGGAGGGTCTGGACTGGTGCAACGCCGGCTGGATCCTCGACGGGACCGTCCACTACCCCATCATCAATTCACGGGAGCCGTGCGGTGGCCGCCTCCTCCTGCCAGGCGTTCGGACCTATGGGGCCAGGGACAAGCAGAAGGACCGATTCGATGCTTTCTGCTTCACCTCCGCTCTTCAAG GCCAGGTCTACTTCATCCGGGGCCACCTGAATTTCAAGGAAGCCGGGCAAGCGTGCCACAACCACGGGGCTACCATCGCCAAAGTGGGGCAGCTCTATTCCGCCTGGAAGTTTTCCCAGCTGGATCGCTGCGACGGGGGGTGGCTGGCGGACGGCAGTGTGCGGTACCCCATCACCACCCCCCGCGAACGCTGCGGGGGGCTGCCGGACCCCGGCGTCCGCAGCTTCGGCTTTCCCAGCAAAGAACTGCGGACCTACGGCACCTACTGCTACGTGGGGAAGTAG